The Streptomyces kanamyceticus DNA segment CTTCGCCGTGAACTTCTTCTGACTGCCGGAGTCCCAACGGGCCAGCAACCGGGCGACATTGTTCCCGGACGGCAGCAGCATCAGCTCCAGCAGCTTGCGCTGGGACAACAGCTGTCCCTGGCGCACGGGTGCGGTGGACTCGCTGAGCGAGTGAGCCTCGGCAGCGGCCTGCTCGTCGACCTTGACGACGGGTCCGTTCTCGCCGCCCTTCAGCGGATGCTCTTTCAAGATCACGTATGCGGTCATCACCTTGGTGAGGCTGGCGATCGGCACCGGCTGCTGTGCCCCCTTGACGCCGAGGGCCCCGGCCTTCTCCACCGCCAGGGCCGTCTGCCCCTCCTCGGGCCACGGCAGGTCCAGCCGGTCGGCGACCGCCCGTGGCATCGAGGACTGCTGCGCGACGGCGTTCCCACGGTCGCCCGCGCCGCTGTCACCCCCGTCGGCGAAAGCGAGCAGCCCCCCGGTGCAACCGGCGAGCAGCGCCGCAGTCAGGGCCCACGTCGTACGCCGACGGCCCCGCGAAGACCCCCCGAGCACAGCGCGGACAGCACAGTGGGCACGTACGAACACGTCAACCGCCTCCCAAAGCCAGGTACGCGTACACCGAAGATCGGGTACGTGCACAGCCTTCGGGAGGGCGGCTTCCGGGCCATCAGGGCGAAGCTTCCACTGTCGCGCGGTTGTGTATCAGCTGCGTATCAGCCCTTGTCCGGGTGGGGGGGCTGGCTTCCGGCTCGCGCTGTCAGCGCGCCGGGGCGATCCTGATCTCGGCCACGGAGCCGTCGCCACTCAGGGTCAGTGGCCCAGGCCCTTCGTGACGTACGCAGTCGAGAGGACCGAGCGCGGCCTGGTGTCCGTCCGGGGCGGCGACGGTGATGCCCTCGGTGACGGCCATGACGAGGAGGGTCTCACCCGCGGGGCAGACCATCGTGGCCGCCCGCGCGACGCTGACGGGGAGGATCCGCACGTGTGCCGCGGCCCGCCCCCTGCGGGTCATCACATTCATGTCGCGGACGGCGCCTGCCTCCAGCCGGCAGTCCGTCGCCGCGTCGCCGGAAAAAGCGAAGGGGACCAAGGGCGCAACCGATTGCGCTGTCCCCTCCACGGTGAGCACCATGCCGTCGCCCTCGACCAGGGTGATCACACGGTCGATCCCGGGGAAGGAGGAGAAGGGACCTTGCGCGTCCACGTCCGCGACACTCACCCGCCAGTCGAACCCAACCGTGAACTCAGCCGGGACCAGGGGAGTTCGCACGACACCCGACGCGACCTCCCGAGTGATACCGCCACCGTTCTTCCACGGCACACTGGGGTATTCGCTCCAGCGCAGGACACTGGTGCCCATACCGCGCCACCTCCATCTTCATCGTCCGCGGCAAGTCATGTGACCACTGATTCCGGGGCCACCCTACGTGTGGGCCGGGTACGCGGAGCGAGGCGCACATCCCACCGCCGTGGCTCAGGAAGAACGAAGATGCCCATCGACCTGATAGTCCAGTCCCGCCCGGAACTCCAGCCGGGGGATGGCCTCCAGCATCGCTTCGTACAGTTCTAGCGTCACTTCGTAAGCAGCGGTCGCGAGCCACTCATCTTCACGGCCGGGAAAAAGGTCACGGACGCGCAGAATCTCATCACGGGTGAGTTTGGTGAGGTGGGCCAGACGCTCCTCGCTGTCCCACCCGTACAACTGCCATTCGAGCTGCTCACCAACATCGTCGATCATGCAAAAACGATAATCAGTCCAACCGTCAACCGCCAAGCGGCACCAGGCACACCTGAGGCCGGCGCCCACCAACACGTGCCGTCCCGAATACGTCACTTGCCGGGCCCTCAGAGCCGAGACCCCACCCCGCCAAGGTGACGCGAGACCGCGACTCCGACGCGCTCTTTGCCCGAAAGGGCAGACGTCCCATGCAACGGGAACACCGGACAGTCTGGAAGATCTCCACCCGACCGCACAGTGCCCAACTACGCCAGCATGCCCAGAAGTCCACAGGACGCATTGGCTGAGCAATTCGCGCGCGTACGTCAGGACCGTCGCGCTCGGATGAGGCCGCGCTGCCCTGTGGCCAGTGCGGTGAAACCGGGACCTCCACCGGTGTCCGCACCGCACCTGAGCGCCCCGCTTTGTCGGTCCCTTGCAACACCACGTCGTCGATCACGGACTTGGCCTAGGAATGTCCTCGGTAAATAACGTGACCATGCGGCGGCCACCGCTCATGGCGCGGCGCGGAACCCAGGGAAAGAGCCTCTCTTCTTTGCGCGCGGTCTGCTCCGCAGACGCGACGCGCCGCCGCTACGCGGCGGAACCCTCCAGGAACGCTCCGCGTTCCACTGTGATCTGCTCCGCAGACACGGCACTCCACCGCTCCGCGGCGGATCACCACACCGGTCGTATGCGTGGACGACTCGTACCGGGTGGCATGGTGGACTGAACGACAGACCAGATGCCCGGGGCGATGCGGCGACGTAAGGATAGAAAGGATAGATGTGAACGTGCACTCCTACCGGACGCCGTCGGTAGAGCAGTTGGCCGCAGCCGTGGAACGCGTAGCACCGCGGGACCCGGGCCGCTGGGAGGAGCGGGAGCCCGTCGCCGGACTGGGCGGGATCGCAGCGAAGGTGTCGACGGCACGGGCCCGTCAGCTGTGGATGGTCGTGGGCATGTGGAACCGGGCAGTGGACCGCGCCGAAGTCCCGGATCGAGCGCGGCGCTCGGTGTCCCAGTTGTTCACAGCGAGGGCGCTTCGAGAGTTCTGGGATCTGGCGCAGGCAGGGGAACTGCGGGTCCTGGAACCGGAGCAGGGCCGGGACGCGAAGCTGCCGCCTGCGACGCTGCGGATCGTGCGGGACTGTCTGAGGATCCTGGCCGAACTGGTGTTGCCGGACGCCGACGCGGTGTGGCTGCCCTCCGTGGCGCAGCCCGAGCCCAAGGCGACGGTGCGGCCTGATTCGCTGGGAGTGCTGTACCGCCGCCTGGCGGACATGGCGGTGACGAGCCCTTTGGAGAGAGACGGGCTGGCTTTGTCGTACGAAGACCGGACGCGGTTGCTGGCGATGCTGTCGATCGTGCTCGACGCCGCGCCACGCTCCGGTGAGCTCGCAGCGTTGCAGCTGACTGACCTGACACCGGGGGAGCGAGCCGTGGGGGTGCGGCGCAGGCAGCAGAAGGCGCCGCCGAACCGCGCCGAGGAGATCGCCGCGCTCGCCGAGGTCGATCCGTCATCGGTGCGGGCGGTGCTGTGGGGCAGCAGGCAGCAGGTGTCCGAGGCCACCTATCAGCGGATCGTGGCGGCGCAGAGAGAGTTGGAACCGCTGCCGGAGGTTGAGTGGTACACCCTTCGAGAGGGTAGTCGCGTGGCGGTGCGGCGCTGGCTAGAGGTGCGTGAGCGGCTGCTGGAGTCGCTTCCGCTCAGGGGAGGCCGGTCGGGGCTGTGGGTGACGCTCGTACCGACGAAGGCAGGCCCGCCGGGGATCACCCTGCGCCCCCAAGGGCTGACCCAGGCCTTCGCGCGGGGGATGACCGCACTGAACTGGCTGATGGCCGGTCAGTACGGGTGGGAGCCGATGCCGGTGAGGATGGAGCAGGTGCGCCGGGCGGTTGTGGTGGAGCCGACCGAGCTCTCCGACCGGCTCCACCTGCCACCGACGTGTTGACCTTGGGGGCGCCCGGCGAATTCGCCCTCGGCACTTGCGGTGTCGTCCTAAAGCGTTTTGCACGAGGCGGCGTTCAGCCAGGTCAGGGCCTGTGATCGCGGTTCTCTGGTCATGAGGCGAGGGTGAGGTTGTGCATGTGGGCGACGGCCTGGACGGCGTGGTGGAGGCCGCCGCCGTGCTGTCGGCAGGCGCGGAGGATCTTGTAGTTCTTCATCCGGCCGATCACATGCTCCACCCGGGCGCCGGACCATGCAGCGGGCGGTGTACGTTCGCGGAGTAGCGGTAGTTGCGGCTGGCCGCGCCGATGTGCCGGTCACGGACCGGAACCAGGGTGCCGTCCACGATCCACAGTCGCTCTGCGGCGTCGGCCGGGCGGGAGAGGGGCTCCAGCGCAAGCAGCGGCCCGAGCTTTGGGATCACACGGCACACGGTGAAGGAGGAGATGCCGAACAGCGGCGCCAGCTGCCGCATGGTCAGGTTTGTGCGGTAAGTACACCGCCACCACCAGCACCCGTTCGGCCAGGCGGCAGACTCCACGGCCGACCCAGCATCGTTGCCGTTGCCGTTGCCGTTGCCGTTGTCGCCCCGCTCCCGGACTGCCTGCAGCATCCCGCCGAGTGAGCCCCGTGTCACCCTTC contains these protein-coding regions:
- a CDS encoding D-alanyl-D-alanine carboxypeptidase family protein; its protein translation is MFVRAHCAVRAVLGGSSRGRRRTTWALTAALLAGCTGGLLAFADGGDSGAGDRGNAVAQQSSMPRAVADRLDLPWPEEGQTALAVEKAGALGVKGAQQPVPIASLTKVMTAYVILKEHPLKGGENGPVVKVDEQAAAEAHSLSESTAPVRQGQLLSQRKLLELMLLPSGNNVARLLARWDSGSQKKFTAKMNAAAARLGMVHTTYTGASGFESTTRSTAADQLRLAREAMKEPALRATVALRSTKLPGQAEPVRNTNKLLERPGVIGLKTGSSTPAGGNLMWAAEIPDGTSHHVVYGVVLSQRVGTSPTEGNQAALESSERLLDALQERLPAALAAYGDGRDGRR
- a CDS encoding HutD/Ves family protein; the protein is MGTSVLRWSEYPSVPWKNGGGITREVASGVVRTPLVPAEFTVGFDWRVSVADVDAQGPFSSFPGIDRVITLVEGDGMVLTVEGTAQSVAPLVPFAFSGDAATDCRLEAGAVRDMNVMTRRGRAAAHVRILPVSVARAATMVCPAGETLLVMAVTEGITVAAPDGHQAALGPLDCVRHEGPGPLTLSGDGSVAEIRIAPAR